The Motacilla alba alba isolate MOTALB_02 chromosome 14, Motacilla_alba_V1.0_pri, whole genome shotgun sequence genome includes a region encoding these proteins:
- the LOC119706905 gene encoding hexosaminidase D-like isoform X1, which produces MAFQRSHRLNLLRLVVLLLVALAGIKFLFRDSFTLELHKHVSKDSGFWGDTGDVVQDIIPQSQVLEAPAAKIMTLKQKQQVPRDVSATEMRLVHLDLKGAAPRVSYLEQVFPLLSQLGANGVLIEYEDMFPFKGELEILRSPYAYSEEDIERIQQLAEQHKLEVVPLVQTFGHVEFILKHEKYQHLREVERFPNSFNPHVPDTLALLKSILSQVVEKHRRSTWIHIGADEVFHLGEGMDSKNWMSRNKGDVGTMYLKHIKEVLGFLTAQYWGLRVLMWDDMLRKISVGALRESGIARHVSPVVWFYAPDFEAEQIVQFLTKYVESGFEAVWFASAFKGTTGPAQAWTPLSFHLKNHLSWLKVMQAVPRLAPLRLQGVVLTGWQRYDHYSVLCELLPVSIPSLAICLQTLVNGGFTEEAKRKVLDVLGLESVQLEQSTCEGRGAFPGVEIYHMVEQVNGHLKESILKALEEESAIKGWFSPYHRKRQFGNPRNMESFGSKVLKLHEDWESFVRDLRAQLERIYFPDTVEEWMEENVNPYLDQLRDLVRDYRAIIRLNGRPKAA; this is translated from the exons ATGGCCTTCCAGCGGAGCCACCGGCTGAACCTGCTGCGCCTCGTCGTGCTGCTCCTCGTGGCCTTGGCTGGCATCAAGTTCCTCTTCCGTGACAG CTTTACCCTGGAGCTGCACAAGCACGTCAGCAAGGACAGCGGGTTCTGGGGGGACACAGGTGACGTCGTCCAGGACATCATCCCCCAGAGCCAGGTTCTGGAGGCGCCTGCGGCAAAGATAATGACCctgaagcaaaagcagcaggtcCCCAGGGATGTCAGTGCCACCGAGATGAGGCTGGTCCACCTGGACCTCAAGGGAGCCGCGCCCAGAGTCTCCTACCTGGAACAG GTGTtccccctcctgtcccagctgggagccAACGGCGTCCTCATCGAGTACGAGGACATGTTCCCCTTCAAGGGGGAGCTGGAAATCCTCAGGTCCCCGTACGCATACAG cgAGGAGGACATCGAGCGGATCCAGCAGCTGGCGGAGCAACACAAGCTGGAGGTGGTTCCCCTGGTGCAGACCTTTGGCCACGTGGAG TTCATCCTCAAGCACGAGAAGTACCAGCACCTGCGGGAGGTCGAGCGCTTCCCCAACAGCTTCAACCCCCACGTCCCCGACACCCTGGCCCTGCTCAAGAGCATCCTGTCTCAGGTGGTGGAGAAGCACCGGCGCTCCACCTGGATCCACATCGGCGCAGACgag GTTTTCCACCTCGGGGAGGGGATGGACTCCAAGAACTGGATGAGCCGCAACAAGGGCGACGTGGGCACCATGTACCTGAAGCACATCAAGGAGGTTCTGGGCTTCCTCACGGCGCAGTACTGGGGGCTGCGGGTGCTCATGTGGGACGACATGCTGAGGAAGATCAGCGTGGGAGCCCTGCggg AGTCCGGGATAGCGAGGCACGTCTCGCCCGTGGTGTGGTTCTATGCACCCGACTTCGAGGCCGAGCAGATCG TGCAGTTCCTCACCAAGTACGTGGAGAGCGGCTTCGAGGCCGTGTGGTTCGCCAGCGCCTTCAAGGGCACCACGGGGCCGGCGCAGGCCTGGACCCCGCTGAGCTTCCACCTGAAAAACCACCTGAGCTGGCTGAAGGTGATGCAGGCCGTGCCGCGGCTGGCCCCGCTGCGCTTGCAGGGCGTTGTGCTCACCGGCTGGCAGAG GTACGATCACTACTCGGTGCTCTGCGAGCTGCTGCCCGTCAGCATCCCCTCGCtggccatctgcctgcagacCCTGGTGAACg ggggcttCACAGAGGAGGCAAAGAGGAAGGtcctggatgtgctgggctTGGAGAgcgtgcagctggagcagagcacctG cgAGGGCAGGGGAGCGTTCCCTGGTGTGGAGATCTACCACATGGTGGAGCAGGTTAACGGCCACCTGAAGGAGAGCATCCTCAAGgccctggaggaggagag TGCCATCAAGGGCTGGTTCAGCCCCTACCACAGGAAACGCCAGTTTGGGAACCCCCGCAACATGGAGAGCTTTGGCAGCAAGGTGCTGAA GCTCCACGAGGACTGGGAGAGCTTTGTCCGCGACCTGCgtgcccagctggagaggaTCTACTTCCCTGACACGGTGGAGGAGTGGATGGAGGAGAACGTCAACCCCTACCTGGACCAGCTGCGGGACCTGGTGCGGGACTACCGGGCCATCATCCGCCTCAACGGGCGCCCCAAGGCCGCGTag
- the LOC119706905 gene encoding hexosaminidase D-like isoform X3 encodes MGARPATGVATMSPFSGSQAAPGRAAGHEIPEMAFQRSHRLNLLRLVVLLLVALAGIKFLFRDSFTLELHKHVSKDSGFWGDTGDVVQDIIPQSQVLEAPAAKIMTLKQKQQVPRDVSATEMRLVHLDLKGAAPRVSYLEQVFPLLSQLGANGVLIEYEDMFPFKGELEILRSPYAYSEEDIERIQQLAEQHKLEVVPLVQTFGHVEFILKHEKYQHLREVERFPNSFNPHVPDTLALLKSILSQVVEKHRRSTWIHIGADEVFHLGEGMDSKNWMSRNKGDVGTMYLKHIKEVLGFLTAQYWGLRVLMWDDMLRKISVGALRESGIARHVSPVVWFYAPDFEAEQIVQFLTKYVESGFEAVWFASAFKGTTGPAQAWTPLSFHLKNHLSWLKVMQAVPRLAPLRLQGVVLTGWQRYDHYSVLCELLPVSIPSLAICLQTLVNGGFTEEAKRKVLDVLGLESVQLEQSTCEGRGAFPGVEIYHMVEQVNGHLKESILKALEEESAIKGWFSPYHRKRQFGNPRNMESFGSKVLKLHEDWESFVRDLRAQLERIYFPDTVEEWMEENVNPYLDQLRDLVRDYRAIIRLNGRPKAA; translated from the exons ATGGGCGCCAGGCCGGCCACAGGGGTTGCCACCATGTCGCCTTTCTCTGGGTCTCAggctgccccgggcagggcagcggggcaCG agATCCCAGAGATGGCCTTCCAGCGGAGCCACCGGCTGAACCTGCTGCGCCTCGTCGTGCTGCTCCTCGTGGCCTTGGCTGGCATCAAGTTCCTCTTCCGTGACAG CTTTACCCTGGAGCTGCACAAGCACGTCAGCAAGGACAGCGGGTTCTGGGGGGACACAGGTGACGTCGTCCAGGACATCATCCCCCAGAGCCAGGTTCTGGAGGCGCCTGCGGCAAAGATAATGACCctgaagcaaaagcagcaggtcCCCAGGGATGTCAGTGCCACCGAGATGAGGCTGGTCCACCTGGACCTCAAGGGAGCCGCGCCCAGAGTCTCCTACCTGGAACAG GTGTtccccctcctgtcccagctgggagccAACGGCGTCCTCATCGAGTACGAGGACATGTTCCCCTTCAAGGGGGAGCTGGAAATCCTCAGGTCCCCGTACGCATACAG cgAGGAGGACATCGAGCGGATCCAGCAGCTGGCGGAGCAACACAAGCTGGAGGTGGTTCCCCTGGTGCAGACCTTTGGCCACGTGGAG TTCATCCTCAAGCACGAGAAGTACCAGCACCTGCGGGAGGTCGAGCGCTTCCCCAACAGCTTCAACCCCCACGTCCCCGACACCCTGGCCCTGCTCAAGAGCATCCTGTCTCAGGTGGTGGAGAAGCACCGGCGCTCCACCTGGATCCACATCGGCGCAGACgag GTTTTCCACCTCGGGGAGGGGATGGACTCCAAGAACTGGATGAGCCGCAACAAGGGCGACGTGGGCACCATGTACCTGAAGCACATCAAGGAGGTTCTGGGCTTCCTCACGGCGCAGTACTGGGGGCTGCGGGTGCTCATGTGGGACGACATGCTGAGGAAGATCAGCGTGGGAGCCCTGCggg AGTCCGGGATAGCGAGGCACGTCTCGCCCGTGGTGTGGTTCTATGCACCCGACTTCGAGGCCGAGCAGATCG TGCAGTTCCTCACCAAGTACGTGGAGAGCGGCTTCGAGGCCGTGTGGTTCGCCAGCGCCTTCAAGGGCACCACGGGGCCGGCGCAGGCCTGGACCCCGCTGAGCTTCCACCTGAAAAACCACCTGAGCTGGCTGAAGGTGATGCAGGCCGTGCCGCGGCTGGCCCCGCTGCGCTTGCAGGGCGTTGTGCTCACCGGCTGGCAGAG GTACGATCACTACTCGGTGCTCTGCGAGCTGCTGCCCGTCAGCATCCCCTCGCtggccatctgcctgcagacCCTGGTGAACg ggggcttCACAGAGGAGGCAAAGAGGAAGGtcctggatgtgctgggctTGGAGAgcgtgcagctggagcagagcacctG cgAGGGCAGGGGAGCGTTCCCTGGTGTGGAGATCTACCACATGGTGGAGCAGGTTAACGGCCACCTGAAGGAGAGCATCCTCAAGgccctggaggaggagag TGCCATCAAGGGCTGGTTCAGCCCCTACCACAGGAAACGCCAGTTTGGGAACCCCCGCAACATGGAGAGCTTTGGCAGCAAGGTGCTGAA GCTCCACGAGGACTGGGAGAGCTTTGTCCGCGACCTGCgtgcccagctggagaggaTCTACTTCCCTGACACGGTGGAGGAGTGGATGGAGGAGAACGTCAACCCCTACCTGGACCAGCTGCGGGACCTGGTGCGGGACTACCGGGCCATCATCCGCCTCAACGGGCGCCCCAAGGCCGCGTag
- the LOC119706905 gene encoding hexosaminidase D-like isoform X2, with product MGARPATGVATMSPFSGSQAAPGRAAGHEIPEMAFQRSHRLNLLRLVVLLLVALAGIKFLFRDSFTLELHKHVSKDSGFWGDTGDVVQDIIPQSQVLEAPAAKIMTLKQKQQVPRDVSATEMRLVHLDLKGAAPRVSYLEQVFPLLSQLGANGVLIEYEDMFPFKGELEILRSPYAYSEEDIERIQQLAEQHKLEVVPLVQTFGHVEFILKHEKYQHLREVERFPNSFNPHVPDTLALLKSILSQVVEKHRRSTWIHIGADEVFHLGEGMDSKNWMSRNKGDVGTMYLKHIKEVLGFLTAQYWGLRVLMWDDMLRKISVGALRESGIARHVSPVVWFYAPDFEAEQIVQFLTKYVESGFEAVWFASAFKGTTGPAQAWTPLSFHLKNHLSWLKVMQAVPRLAPLRLQGVVLTGWQRYDHYSVLCELLPVSIPSLAICLQTLVNGGFTEEAKRKVLDVLGLESVQLEQSTCEGRGAFPGVEIYHMVEQVNGHLKESILKALEEESAIKGWFSPYHRKRQFGNPRNMESFGSKAPRGLGELCPRPACPAGEDLLP from the exons ATGGGCGCCAGGCCGGCCACAGGGGTTGCCACCATGTCGCCTTTCTCTGGGTCTCAggctgccccgggcagggcagcggggcaCG agATCCCAGAGATGGCCTTCCAGCGGAGCCACCGGCTGAACCTGCTGCGCCTCGTCGTGCTGCTCCTCGTGGCCTTGGCTGGCATCAAGTTCCTCTTCCGTGACAG CTTTACCCTGGAGCTGCACAAGCACGTCAGCAAGGACAGCGGGTTCTGGGGGGACACAGGTGACGTCGTCCAGGACATCATCCCCCAGAGCCAGGTTCTGGAGGCGCCTGCGGCAAAGATAATGACCctgaagcaaaagcagcaggtcCCCAGGGATGTCAGTGCCACCGAGATGAGGCTGGTCCACCTGGACCTCAAGGGAGCCGCGCCCAGAGTCTCCTACCTGGAACAG GTGTtccccctcctgtcccagctgggagccAACGGCGTCCTCATCGAGTACGAGGACATGTTCCCCTTCAAGGGGGAGCTGGAAATCCTCAGGTCCCCGTACGCATACAG cgAGGAGGACATCGAGCGGATCCAGCAGCTGGCGGAGCAACACAAGCTGGAGGTGGTTCCCCTGGTGCAGACCTTTGGCCACGTGGAG TTCATCCTCAAGCACGAGAAGTACCAGCACCTGCGGGAGGTCGAGCGCTTCCCCAACAGCTTCAACCCCCACGTCCCCGACACCCTGGCCCTGCTCAAGAGCATCCTGTCTCAGGTGGTGGAGAAGCACCGGCGCTCCACCTGGATCCACATCGGCGCAGACgag GTTTTCCACCTCGGGGAGGGGATGGACTCCAAGAACTGGATGAGCCGCAACAAGGGCGACGTGGGCACCATGTACCTGAAGCACATCAAGGAGGTTCTGGGCTTCCTCACGGCGCAGTACTGGGGGCTGCGGGTGCTCATGTGGGACGACATGCTGAGGAAGATCAGCGTGGGAGCCCTGCggg AGTCCGGGATAGCGAGGCACGTCTCGCCCGTGGTGTGGTTCTATGCACCCGACTTCGAGGCCGAGCAGATCG TGCAGTTCCTCACCAAGTACGTGGAGAGCGGCTTCGAGGCCGTGTGGTTCGCCAGCGCCTTCAAGGGCACCACGGGGCCGGCGCAGGCCTGGACCCCGCTGAGCTTCCACCTGAAAAACCACCTGAGCTGGCTGAAGGTGATGCAGGCCGTGCCGCGGCTGGCCCCGCTGCGCTTGCAGGGCGTTGTGCTCACCGGCTGGCAGAG GTACGATCACTACTCGGTGCTCTGCGAGCTGCTGCCCGTCAGCATCCCCTCGCtggccatctgcctgcagacCCTGGTGAACg ggggcttCACAGAGGAGGCAAAGAGGAAGGtcctggatgtgctgggctTGGAGAgcgtgcagctggagcagagcacctG cgAGGGCAGGGGAGCGTTCCCTGGTGTGGAGATCTACCACATGGTGGAGCAGGTTAACGGCCACCTGAAGGAGAGCATCCTCAAGgccctggaggaggagag TGCCATCAAGGGCTGGTTCAGCCCCTACCACAGGAAACGCCAGTTTGGGAACCCCCGCAACATGGAGAGCTTTGGCAGCAAG GCTCCACGAGGACTGGGAGAGCTTTGTCCGCGACCTGCgtgcccagctggagaggaTCTACTTCCCTGA
- the MLST8 gene encoding target of rapamycin complex subunit LST8 has translation MNAAQGTVGSDPVILATAGYDHTVRFWQAHSGICTRTVQHQDSQVNALEITPDRSMIAAAGYQHIRMYDLNSNNPNPVINYDGVSKNITSVGFHEDGRWMYTGGEDCMARIWDLRSRNLQCQRIFQVNAPINCVCLHPNQAELIVGDQSGAIHIWDLKTDHNEQLIPEPEVSVNSVHIDPDASYMAAVNSSGNCYVWNLTGGIGEEVTQLIPKTKIPAHNRYALQCKFSPDSTLLATCSADQTCKIWRTSNFSLMTELSIKSNNPGETSRGWMWDCAFSGDSQYIVTASSDNLARLWCVETGEIKREYSGHQKAVVCLAFNDSVLG, from the exons aTGAACGCGGCGCAGGGCACGGTGGGCAGCGACCCGGTCATCCTGGCCACGGCCGGCTACGACCACACGGTGCGGTTCTGGCAGGCGCACAGCGGCATCTGCACCCGCACGGTGCAGCACCAGGACTCC CAGGTGAACGCGCTGGAGATCACGCCGGACCGGAGCATGATCGCGGCCGCGG GGTACCAGCACATCCGCATGTACGACCTCAACTCCAACAACCCCAACCCCGTCATCAACTACGACGGCGTGAGCAAGAACATCACCTCGGTGGGGTTCCACGAGGACGGGCGCTGGATGTACACGGGCGGGGAGGACTGCATGGCCCGCATCTGGGACCTCAG GTCCCGGAACCTGCAGTGCCAGCGCATTTTCCAGGTGAACGCTCCCATCAACTGTGTCTGCCTGCACCCCAACCAG gcagagctgatcGTGGGTGACCAGAGCGGCGCCATCCACATCTGGGACCTGAAGACTGACCACAACGAGCAGCTGATCCCCGAGCCCGAGGTGTCGGTGAACTCGGTGCACATCGACCCTGACGCCAGTTACATGGCAGCCGTGAACAGCTCG GGAAACTGCTACGTGTGGAACCTGACGGGCGGCATCGGCGAGGAGGTGACGCAGCTGATCCCCAAGACCAAGATCCCGGCGCACAACCGCTACGCCCTGCAGTGCAAGTTCAGCCCCGACTCCAC GCTCTTGGCCACCTGTTCTGCAGATCAGACGTGCAAGATCTGGAGGACCTCAAACTTCTCTCTGATGACAGAGCTGAGCATTAAGAGCAACAACCCGGGGGAGACGTCGCGGGGCTGGATGTGGGACTGCGCCTTCTCCGGGGACTCCCAGTACATTGTCACAG CCTCCTCTGATAACCTGGCCAGGCTGTGGTGTGTGGAGACAGGGGAGATCAAGAGGGAATACAGTGGCCACCAGAAAGCCGTGGTCTGCCTGGCCTTCAATGACAGCGTCCTGGGATAA